The DNA sequence CCAACCTCGGCCTGCTCGACACCCTGCCGGGCTTGATTCTGGTCGACTGCTCTTTGGTGGTGCCGTTTGTGTTGTGGATCTTGTCGAACTACTTCTTGACGGTACCGCTGGAAATCGAAGAGTCAGCCTGGATCGATGGTACGTCTCGGCTTGGGGCGCTGTGGCGGGTGGTGCTGCCTTCGGCCCGGCCCGGCCTGCTGGCCGCCGCCATGTTTGCCTTTCTGCTGGCTTGGGATGAGTTCATGTATGCGCTCATCTTCACCTCATCCAACGCCTCGAAAACCGTGCCGGTGGCCATCGCTGAGTTTTCCGGCCGCTATTCCACTGACTTTGGTCTAGTAGCGGCCGGCGGTGTCCTGGCCGCCTTGCCACCGGTCATCCTGGCCGCCATCTTCCAACGCTACGTCGCCTCTGGTCTGGTGGCCGGCGCGGTCAAAACTTGACGGGCCAAGCTGTGGCAACGTCATCGGACAGGTCAAAACCCAGGCTGGCCCAAGCCGCCTTCGGTAGCCGACGCGGTCAAAACTTGACGGGCCAAGCTGTGGCAACGTCATCGGACGGGTCAAAACCGACGCTGGCCCAAGCCGCAGCTGGCCAATTCGACCTGATGGACCAAACCGCCGCGCTGTTGGAACCACAGCCGGCGAGGGCCGGACTCAAGCCGTGGCGAGCCGGCCAAAGCCTTTGGGTGATCGCCATGGGCGCGGCCTCCGCTCTGGGCCAAGTGTTGGTCGAATTGCTGCGCAACCGCGGCCTGTTGGCCATCAACCTGGAAGCTCAAGCGGCCGGCCGCCATGCTGCCGCCGGCTTAGTGGCCGACCATTACCTGCTGATTTCCCAGTCTGGACAAAGCCGCGAGACCGTCGAAGCCGCCGGACGGTTGGGGTCTGGTCATCGCATTGTGGTGACCGGCCAGCCCCGTTCAGCCCTGGCTGCTTTTGGTGACGTGGTAGTGCCGCTGGCGCTGGTGGTTGACGCCCCGGTCTATATGGCGGGCAACACCTGCACCATGGTGGCGCTGGCGGCCCTGGCCCGGGCCTGTGGCCATGACCTGGGTGACCCTGGTGGCCTGGCCGGAATTGCTCGAGGTTGTTTTGACCAATTCACCGGACAAGCCAGCAATGCAGCCGGTCAGTTGGCACCTCTTTCCTCGATGGACGTAGTTGGCGCGGCCGAGTCGTTCGGGGCGGCCCAAGCCGCCGCCTTGCTTTGGCGCGAAGCCGGCGCCATGGTGACAGCGGCCTTCTCCACCCGCCAATACCTGCACGGGCCAATGGAGGCTCTCGGCCCCAACGCTGGGGTGGTGCTCTTTGGCCAGGAGCGTGAACGGGGCATTGCCCAACAGCTTCGGGCCGCAGGCGTCACGGCGCTGGTCTTTTCAGCCGCTGGCTCGGCGGTGCCGAGCGACCCGACCGACCCGACCGACCCGGGCCGCAGCCCTAAGCCGATTGCCGCGGGCGGCACGGCCGACCCGGGCCGCAGCCCTAAACCGATTGCCGCAGGCAACACTGCCGACCCGGACGCCAGCCTTTCGTTACCAACCGCCAGTCACGCCGCCAGCCTGGACTTCCACTTTGGCCCTGCGGCCTCCGGTTTGGAGACCGCCGTGGCCCAAATAGTCTTTTCGCAGCTGATCGCGATCGAATTGGCCACCTTGAGGCGGGTTAGCCCCGGCCAGTGGCGGTTCCCTCAGTCCGATACCAAACTGCTCTGAGCTGGCGGGTTCGGTCAAGCGCACGGCCCTGGACCGGCCGCCAATAGACCAGCCAACTCAGGCCCGTCTATGTGGCCCCTGAGCTGGCGGGTTCGGTCAAGCGCACGGCCCTGGACCGGCCGCCAATAGACCAGCCAACTCAGGCCCGTCTATGTGGCCCCATGTGGCATAGAATCTGGTGGGAAGGCGCGCAATTCGGTGCGCCGTCAGGCGGTCTGTGGCGTCTCCACGGCGCCCCAATTTAGAGAGGACAATGATGTCGCGCATTCAGAGTGAAGCCTTCAGGAAGAAGGTCGTCAGCGCCGAACAAGCAGCTGCCATGATCAAAGACGGTGACAACATCGGCTTTTCCGGTTTTACCGGTTCTGGCTACCCCAAGGTAGTGCCCGGCGCGTTGGCCGAGCAGATCAAAGCGGCCAAAGCAGCCGGCCAGGAATTCCGCGTTGGCGTCTACACCGGAGCGTCAACAGCCACGGAGCTGGACGGTGCCCTGGCTGAAGTTGGCGGCGTCAGCTATCGCACGCCCTATCAGTCTGATCCGGCGTTGCGCAACGCCATCAACAAAGGCACAACAGACTACGTTGACGAGCATCTGTCCCACCTAGCGCCCAAGGTCCGCCAGGGCTTCTTGGGCACGATGGACGTGGCGGTAGTTGAAGTCAGCGCCATCAATGCCGACGGCACGCTGACACCAGCTAGCTCGATTGGCAACAACTGCGCCTTTATGGGCAGTGCCAAGAAGATCATCCTCGAGGTCAACGAGTGGATGTCACACGACCTGGAGGGCATGCACGATGTCTACACCGGCACCCAGTTGCCGCCCAACAATGTGCCCATCCCCATTACCGCTTCCGGTGACCGGATTGGCCAAATCCACATGCCGGTTGACCCGGACAAGGTTGTCGCCGTGGTCGAAACCGAGGCGCCGGACCGCAACACACCGTTCAAGCCGCTGGATGATGACTCCAAGGCCATTGCTGACCATCTGATTGACTTCCTCAAGAACGAGGTCAAGCAGGGCCGGTTGCCGGCGAGTTTGCTGCCGCTACAGTCCGGCGTGGGCAACATTGCCAATGCCGTGCTGGCCGGGCTGCTGCACTCCGACTTTGAGAACATGACCAGCTACACCGAGGTGATTCAGGACGGCATGCTGGACTTGCTCGACTCGGGCAAGCTGACCGTGGCCAGTGCCACCGCCTTCTCGCTTTCGCCTGATGCCGCCGTTCGCATGAACGAAAAGGCCAAGTTCTACCGCGAGCGCATTGTGCTGCGCCCGCAAGAGATCTCCAATTCACCCGAGGTCATCCGGCGGCTGGGCGTCATTTCCTGCAACTCGCTAATCGAGGCCGATATCTACGGCAACGTCAATTCGACCCACATCATGGGTTCGCGCATGCAGAATGGCATTGGCGGCTCGGGCGACTTTACCCGCAACGCCTACATTTCGACCTTCGTCACCCCGTCGGTGGCCAAGGGCGGGGATATTTCCTGCATTGTGCCGATGGTCTCACACCACGACCACACCGAGCATGATGTCCAGGTTGTCATCACTGAGCAGGGCCTGGCCGATCTGCGCCGCCTGGCGCCGGTCAAGCGGGCCCGGGCCATTATCGCCAACTGCGCCCATCCGGATTACCGCGATGAGCTGCAGGACTACCTTGACCGAGCCATGTCCACGGCCAAAGCCGTGCACACCCCACACATCATGAGCGAGGCCTCCAGTTGGCATGTCCGCTTCCTTGAGACCGGTTCGATGAAGGCCTAGTTGTGGCCTGATTCCACCAGCGGCTTTGGGGCCGGTGTTGGGCTATTGCCCGATGCCGGCCCTAGCCGTTTGTTTGGACCCTCGCCTGGGCCAGTGGCTGGCAGTGAGAGTGAGCCTGGGTCAGTGCCTGGCCGTGAGAGTGAGCCTGGGCCAGTGGCGGCCGCGAGGCTGAGGTTTGGCACATTCAGCAGGCTCGACTGGCAATTGCTCAGTGCCGGAGCCTGCCGGGCCGGGGCGCTGGCCACTGAAAGCGCCGCCAACCGCGCGGCATCCAACCGCCCGGCCGCTGATGCGCCACCATGGTGGCAGTTATGAATGCGTCTTCCCAAACCATGCCCGCCGCCCGGGCCACTTACGGGGTTTTGCCTTGGGTCTCCGGCCTGTTGGCCGGGGTTCAGGCCGCCCTGCTGAGCTGGATTTGTGTGGCGGTGCCGGCCGTGGCCGTGTTCGTCTCGACCGCCGAGGCCCGCATCAACGACGGCGTTTCCTGGCTTGACGCCAGCCGGCTTGGTTCGTCGTTGTGGCTAGTTGGCCACGGCGGTTGGGCCCACATTTCTTCTGGCCCAAGGGCTGGGGTGGTGTCACTGGCGCCCCTGGGGATGGCCTTGATTTCCGTGCTTGCCTGCAAAGCCCTGTCAAAGGTCGCCACTTCCAATGGATGGTGGCTGGTTGGGTTTGGCACGCTTGGCTTTGTGCTGGTGACCGCCGTAGTTGGCTATGTCATGGCCAGCCAAGCCCGCGCTTCTGTCGGGGTCGCCCTGCCGACTGCTGCAGTCACCGCGCTGGTCGGTTTCATCTGGGGCAACGCACCCGCCGGCAACGGCAGGCTGCTTGGGCCCCTGCGGGCACCGATGGCCAGGCTGCCGGAAATCGCTACCGCCTTTCGCGCTGCCGGTCTGGCTTTCGCGGTGATGCTGGCTGGCGCCGCCGTTGTCACACTGGCCTGGTCCATTGGCGGCGGCAACTCGTTCAGGACCATTTTTGCCTCCCTCGAGCCGGGCGGCTTGGGTGGCCTTGTGCTGGCCCTGCTGGCCGCCGCGCTGGCCCCGAACCTGCTGACCTACGCCCTGGCCTATCTGGCTGGCCCCGGATTCATGGTCGGGGAAGGCACTGCCTTTACCGTCATCCAGACGTCGGGGGGCCCCATGCCGGCTATTCCGATTCTTGGCCTGCTACCACAAACCGACCCACCTTGGGCGGCCAGAGGGTTGGTGTTGGTCCCAGTTGCGGCCGGACTCTTGGCCGGATGGCTGATCAGCCGCCGTTTGGCAGACGGAGCCTGGTGGCGGCGGGGGTTGACCGCACTGGTCACGGCAGGCGTGACTGCCGGTTGGGCCTCGGCGCTGGTTGTTTTGACTAGCGGTTCGATTGGCCCGGGCCGAATGGCATCGGTTGGGGCGGCGGCCGGTCCGGTGGCGGCAGCAGTAGCGGCCGAGGTCGCGGCCGGGGCCCTTCTAGGCGCACTCTTGCTGCCCCAGGCCAAGCGGATTTGGCGCTTTGCCACCAAGCGCCTCGGCCTGCGCCAGTAGCCCCTTTGTTACGACACCGAGTCTGGTCGTTCGCTGAACCCACGTGGCGGACGATCCGGCGTTTACCATCGACTGACTCGGCGATCTGAACTGCTGTCGCACCAGGCGCGGTCCGCACCCTCCGCAGCCATGCCATTGTCACATCTTAGTGCCTTTTTCGGGCACTAAGACCAAGCATCACTCCAGGTCACAGCGTTACAAGTGTTTGAAATGGCCCAAGTCAACCTAAACATGACACAACTCGGGTGCGACAACGAGGCCTGGCATGACAAGCCGGCCCTCGCTCGCTGAAATGGCGCTCGGGCTAGCGGCCAGGTCGGAGTAGGTCGGTGATCCGGCTCTGGGTGTCGTTGTTTAGTTGCTCAGTACAGGCGTCGCGATCGCTTACCGTTTGAGCCTGGCTTTGGCACTGCTCGTAGGCCCAGCGTTCGGGCCAGGTCGCTATCACGCCGGCTCCGACCAGCGCGAACAGAATCGTCATGGCCAAGGACATGGAGAAAAACAGAATCGTGCCTTGCGCCAGTGGGGTCCGGGTGGCCTTGACCAGCCCACGAATGGCCAGGATGGCGGTGACGACGAGTAGTCCGATTCCCAGGACCGGCCAGGGTAGGGACATCGACATGGCCAAAGCCGCGCCGGCCAGGGCACCCATGCAGTAGAAGACCAAACGGTTTACCCGCATCAGCTGTTCGCGGTCCTGTTTGGGTAGGGCTTGGATTTCTTTGGCTAGGCGGGCTCGGCGGGCGGCGCGGCTTTCCCTGGCCGGTTTCTTTGGGCTGCCAGCCCGGGCATTGGGATCGTACTGAGGTGGCTGGCCGCCGGCACCAGGCTGCTGGCCGGCGTGACCCGGCGGGGGGTAGCCGTAGGGGTACGGCGGATGGGGTGGGTTTTGGCCAGTGCCATCGGGCGGGGGCCATTGATAGGGCACTTGGCCGGGCGGAGGCTGCCAACGGCCGGCTGGCTGGACGGCAGATGGCGGCTGGTCGCCCGGGTTTGTGTGGCTCGGTGGATTGGGCTCCTGGCCGGGCGGAGGTTGCCAATGGCCGGCTGGCTGGACGGCAGATGGCGGCTGGTCGCCCGGGTTTGTGTGGCTCGGTGGATTGGGCACCTGGCCGGGCGGGGCGGAAATGAACGCGTCATCGGCTGGCTCGGCCGGCACTGAATCCGAAGCGGGTCCTGTTGGCTCGGCCGGCACTGAATCCGAAGCGGGTCCTGTTGGCTCGGCCGGCTGCGGGGCAACCGGGGGCTCGGCGGGGTCAGCCGGCCCACCTGGGGGCGTTGGCACCGACCGATCCGACACCCCTCTATTGTGGCCGTTCGCCGGCTGGCTTGCGAATCCCTGGCCCGTGGGGTTGCGCCGGAAGCACCAACCCACAGGCGCCCAGTGGCGCGGGGACCAATTGCCGGTAATGTTGGGCGGCGTGAGCTTCACGGCAGTAGTGCTGGCCTCTGGCACAGGAACCTTGGCGCAAGCCCTGATAGACGCGCAGATTGACGGCCGGCTCGAAGCCCGGGTTGTGGCCGTGGGGGCCGACCGAATTGCCCCGGTCCTGGATATCGCCCGGGCGGCGGGCCTGGCCACCTTCACCGTTTTGCCCAAGGACTTTGAGGATCGTTCCACCTGGAATAGGGCCATGACCTCAGCCGTGGCGGCCTTCGAGCCGGACCTTGTGGTTAGCGCCGGTTTCATGCGGATATTGGGCCCGGAGTTCTTAGAGCGATTCGGCGACAGAACGATTAATACCCACCCGTCACTGTTGCCGATGTTCCCCGGCGCGCACGCAGTGGTGGACGCCATGGCGGCCGGAGCCAAGGTGACAGGTTGCACAGTCCACAAGATCGATGCGGGGGTCGATACGGGCCCGGTTTTGGCCCAGCGCATGGTGCCGGTGGAAAAGGCGGACACTGTCGAGACACTTCATGAACGCATCAAGATTCAAGAACGATCCATGCTGGTCGAAGTGGTCAACCGCCTGGCCAGCGGCCGCCTAGTCCTGCCTCAGTGAGACGGGCTAACATCTCCGGGAGACGTTCTTCGCCTCGCCCCGCATCTCGTTCGTACCCTTGGTAAGACCAAACGAAAGGCAAAACCTACCTATGTCGACTGACTCGCGCCGCCCAATCCGCCGGGCTCTGGTCTCGGTTTACGACAAGACCGGGCTTGAAGACCTGGCCAAGGCCTTACACGGCTGCGGAGTCGAGATCGTTTCGACCGGTTCGACCGCCGCGGTGATTGCCGGCGCCGGCCTGCCTGTGGTAGAGGTCAGCCAATTGACTGGCTTCCCCGAGTGCCTCGATGGTCGCGTCAAAACCCTGCACCCAAAGGTTCACGCCGGGATTCTGGCGGATTTGCGCCAAGCCGACCACGCCAGTCAGTTGGAGGAACTGGGAGTGCAGCCATTCGACTTGGTCGTGGTCAATCTCTACCCCTTCACCGCCACTGTCGCCGCTGGTGCGGCGACAGATGAGTGCGTAGAACAAATCGATATTGGCGGGCCATCAATGGTCCGGGCCGCCGCCAAGAATCATCCGTCGGTGGCTGTAGTGACCAGCCCAGAGCGCTATGACCAGGTCATTCGCGCCGCAAAAGAGGGTGGTTTCAACCTGTCCGAGCGTCAGGAGCTGGCCCGCGATGCCTTCATCCACACGGCTGACTACGA is a window from the Micrococcales bacterium genome containing:
- the purN gene encoding phosphoribosylglycinamide formyltransferase yields the protein MLGGVSFTAVVLASGTGTLAQALIDAQIDGRLEARVVAVGADRIAPVLDIARAAGLATFTVLPKDFEDRSTWNRAMTSAVAAFEPDLVVSAGFMRILGPEFLERFGDRTINTHPSLLPMFPGAHAVVDAMAAGAKVTGCTVHKIDAGVDTGPVLAQRMVPVEKADTVETLHERIKIQERSMLVEVVNRLASGRLVLPQ
- a CDS encoding DUF6350 family protein, producing MNASSQTMPAARATYGVLPWVSGLLAGVQAALLSWICVAVPAVAVFVSTAEARINDGVSWLDASRLGSSLWLVGHGGWAHISSGPRAGVVSLAPLGMALISVLACKALSKVATSNGWWLVGFGTLGFVLVTAVVGYVMASQARASVGVALPTAAVTALVGFIWGNAPAGNGRLLGPLRAPMARLPEIATAFRAAGLAFAVMLAGAAVVTLAWSIGGGNSFRTIFASLEPGGLGGLVLALLAAALAPNLLTYALAYLAGPGFMVGEGTAFTVIQTSGGPMPAIPILGLLPQTDPPWAARGLVLVPVAAGLLAGWLISRRLADGAWWRRGLTALVTAGVTAGWASALVVLTSGSIGPGRMASVGAAAGPVAAAVAAEVAAGALLGALLLPQAKRIWRFATKRLGLRQ
- a CDS encoding acetyl-CoA hydrolase/transferase family protein, encoding MMSRIQSEAFRKKVVSAEQAAAMIKDGDNIGFSGFTGSGYPKVVPGALAEQIKAAKAAGQEFRVGVYTGASTATELDGALAEVGGVSYRTPYQSDPALRNAINKGTTDYVDEHLSHLAPKVRQGFLGTMDVAVVEVSAINADGTLTPASSIGNNCAFMGSAKKIILEVNEWMSHDLEGMHDVYTGTQLPPNNVPIPITASGDRIGQIHMPVDPDKVVAVVETEAPDRNTPFKPLDDDSKAIADHLIDFLKNEVKQGRLPASLLPLQSGVGNIANAVLAGLLHSDFENMTSYTEVIQDGMLDLLDSGKLTVASATAFSLSPDAAVRMNEKAKFYRERIVLRPQEISNSPEVIRRLGVISCNSLIEADIYGNVNSTHIMGSRMQNGIGGSGDFTRNAYISTFVTPSVAKGGDISCIVPMVSHHDHTEHDVQVVITEQGLADLRRLAPVKRARAIIANCAHPDYRDELQDYLDRAMSTAKAVHTPHIMSEASSWHVRFLETGSMKA
- a CDS encoding carbohydrate ABC transporter permease produces the protein MNRRTKSILLHLAALFTALAILAPFAWMVLASFQTQVDLVTRPLPWWPSRFYPDRYVNIFTQASGEDFRAALRNSMVVASAVVAISMVVGTLGGYAFARLRFRFRRTVLMTFLFTYMLPQIALLVPLYMILANLGLLDTLPGLILVDCSLVVPFVLWILSNYFLTVPLEIEESAWIDGTSRLGALWRVVLPSARPGLLAAAMFAFLLAWDEFMYALIFTSSNASKTVPVAIAEFSGRYSTDFGLVAAGGVLAALPPVILAAIFQRYVASGLVAGAVKT